CAAAACAGTCCGAGTGGGATTTTATGGCGAGGTTCGCGGATGTGCTTGGCCCGCTGGGTGCTCATACCCACACTTTCCACATCCAGCCGGAGGATAATTTTTTTAAGGGGCTTGAGTGGTTCGTGGGGCAGACGGGGCTGCCGGTGACACTTGAGAACGGCGGTTCAGATATAGAAAGTTTCCGGCTGTCAGATGACGACATCTGTCTCGATGTCGGTCATATGGTTATGTTTGAACAGGACATTTCAGCTTTCATCGAGTGCTATGCAGAACGTATTAAGATGTTTCATCTGCACGGGGTATGTGACGGTAAAGACCATCAGAGCATCAGGCATCTGCCTGAAGATATCAGAAAATTAGTTTTCGCTTTTGCTGACAAACACAGCCTGACGGTCAGCCTCGAGGTTTTTAACGAAGCCGACCTTAAAGACAGTCTGTTATTTCTTGATTATCGCAGTTGACAGATAACCAGCCTGATCATCAGTTATCTCTTCTTTCAGAAGGTTATATGTCCTTTCATCTTCCAGTGTTACCCTGTGAAAAAGATATGCTGCGCTCAGATCATTTTCTTTTACAAAATCTATTAATACATTCAACTTTTTATGCACTTTCATCAGCACAACAGAAGTGAAAGATTGCAGCACTGCGGCGAGTTCCTCTTTTGTTGCGGGCATTTCAATAACGCAGAAATTTTCACCCTTTTCGCATAGCGGCAGTGCAACACTGTTTGCCCCTGCGGAAAATGCAGAGACCCCGGGAACCATCTCCATTTCGAAACCACGCTCAAAGAGCCTGTTGCGTAGATAGTTAAAAGTGCTGTAAACGGGTGTGTCTCCTATGGTGACGTAGCATACTTTCTTATCGTCTTTCGCCATGTCTGCCATAGTGTCCGCCAGAGCGTCATAACGGATGTCGAGGTCAGCCTTTACACCTGTCATGGGGAAGAGATACCAATGTATTTTTTCAGCAGAGATGTAGTGTTTTACTATGTCCCCTGCTATGCTTCTGCCTGTTTTATCCGACTGGGGAACAATCACTATGTCTGCATCTTCCAGAATCCTTACAGCTTTGACTGTGAGAAGCTCCGGGTCTCCGGGACCAAGCCCTATTCCAAAAATTTTCATAATCACCTCAGATGGCTAATATACGAAAAGCTCTTGTGATGTGTCTAGTTTTTTTATAACATTATTTTTCATCTAAAGGCGGTTCAAAGTTATGAAAACTCCTTCTATTATGTTTCAGGGGACAGGTTCCGGTGTTGGTAAAAGCATTGTCACAGCAGGCTTTTGCCGTCTTTTGTCAGATATGGGACTGCGTGTCGCCCCGTTCAAATCCCAGAATATGGCTCTGAACTCCGGCGTGGTGAACGGAAACCTTGAGATGGGGCGGGCACAGATACTTCAGGCAGAGGCGGCGCGTGTCACTCCTGATGTGCGTATAAATCCGATATTGCTGAAACCACAGGGGAATTCATCATCTCAGCTTGTGCGTATGGGGCACGTTGCAGGTGTTTACAGCGCCAGAGAATATTACACCCTTTCGCTGGAAAATTTCGAAATTGTAAAAGAGGCATACAGCTCACTCGCTGGTGAGTATGATGTTATCGTAATAGAAGGGGCGGGGAGTCCGGCGGAGATTAATCTTCAGGCAACGGACATAGTTAATATGAAGATGGCTCAGTACGCTTGTTCTGATGTTTATATCATTGGCGACATAGACAGAGGCGGAGTTTTTGCGTGGATGAAGGGGACATATGACCTTGTGCCTGAGAAGTCAAGAGAGCTCATTAAAGGCTTTATCATAAATAAGTTCCGTGGAGATGTGACACTGCTTCAGCCGGGGATTGAGATGTTTGCAGAATATGTCCCCGTGCCTGTGCTTGGTGTTCTCCCTTTTATGTATAACACTCTGGAAGAGGAGGATTCGCAGGATATCACATCAGACAGAATTGATGTTGAGAAGCCCACTGTGGGGGTCATCAGACTGCCGAGGATATCGAACTTCTCCGACTTCGCACCGTTGAAGGCAAATGAGAGTATAAACCTGATATATATAGAAAAACCTGAACAGATCAAAAGCTGTGATGCACTCATCATTCCCGGCAGTAAAAGTACCATTTCAGACATGCTGTATATGCGTGAAAAGGGATTTGAGAAAGAGATAAAGTCTTTTAAAGGGGGCATTGTGGGTATATGCGGCGGATTTCAGATGTTGGGTGCGAATATACACGACCCGAAAGGCATTGAAGGGGACATAACCGTAGCAGAAGGGCTGGGACTGCTGGCGATGGATACTGTCATCACCTCAGAAAAAAGACTTGAGCAGGTTGTCTATGCAGGTGCGGGACTGCTGAGGGGCTGTTCGTTGAAAGGGTATGAGATGCACATGGGCAGGACCGAAATCAATGGCGGATACGAACAGCTTTCAGAGGCGGAAAATGCTATCATCAGAAGTGGTAATGTGGCGGGGACATACCTTCACGGCATTTTCGAAGACGGGAAAGTTACTGAAAAGATATTTGCCATAGGCGGCATAAACATAAAAGCGGATGACTACATAAACGAAAAAGAGCGGCAGCTTAATGCTCTGGCGGGGATGATAAAAGAAAACTGCGATGTTGACAGTATTATGAAAGGGGCAGGGTTATGATAACAAGATATCCGATACTGATGAAAATGCAGGGGAAACAGCTTTTGTTCGTAGGCGGCGGTGCTGTTGCGGAGCGGAAGATAAACTCACTTCTGGCGTGTGACCCTGCTATAACTGTTCTTTCGCCGGAGATAACAGAAAAGTTGCAGAGCCTCGCACAGCTTGGAGTCATAAAGTGGACTACAGAACTCCCGACGGAAACGTTTGACTATGTCTTCATCGCCACCAATGAACGTGAAATTAATAAGGAAGTTTATGAGTTTTACAAAGGTAAGGCTCTTATAAATATCGCAGACGATCCTGAAGCGTGTGACTTTCACCTGCCTGCGACAATCATCCATGGTGATGTGGTGATATCTATATCCACCGACGGCACAGACCCGTCAAAATCAAAACGTATCCGTGAAAAGCTGGAAGAGTGGATAAGCCAGGGCGGACTTGAGCAGTGAAGGGGTTTATGATCGCTGCCGACAGAAGCGGCTCCGGTAAAACGACAGTCACCACTGGGATTTTAAGAGAACTCGCAAGAACAGGGCAAAATGTCGCTCCATTCAAGTGCGGCCCCGACTATATAGACACTCTTCATCACAGCAGGGCAGCAGGCAGACCAGCCCATAACCTTGACACTGTGATGCTCAGCGAAGATCAGGTGAGAGAAGTTTTTAGAGTGGGAGCCTTTGGCGCTGACATCTGTGTTGCAGAAGGCGTTATGGGCTTCTTTGACGGGATACGTCCAGACGGCTTTTACGGCAGTTCTCATCACGTGGCGAGTGTTATCGGTATGCCGGTTGTTCTGGTGATGAACTGTGCTTCTACATCATATTCTGTTGCTGCGACCCTGAGAGGCTTTCAGGTTATGTCAGATGTGCCTGTTGCCGGGGTTATATTGAATAATGTTGCTTCCGGTAATCATGAGAAACTGCTCAAAGAGGCTATACGGATGCATACAGATATACCTGTGCTGGGCTGTGTGCCGAGGCAGGGGGAGCTTATCGGTTCCAGACATCTGGGGATAAAGACAGCCTTTGAGGTAGACAACAGATATATGGACAGGTGCGCAGATTTGGTGTGCGAATATATTGATATGAACCGCCTAAAAGAACTTACAGTCGATGTGGTGCCTATTGAGAAAGATGTACAGGCTCAGGATAAGGTCTGTTACGTTGCATATGATAAGGCGTTTAA
This window of the Denitrovibrio acetiphilus DSM 12809 genome carries:
- the cbiR gene encoding cobamide remodeling phosphodiesterase CbiR — its product is MKFISAPSFIKPATRIENVRYLKGLIDEVELLYMCSMSDYDFPDVREVSELADIDIRYNIHMPYDRDLSKQSEWDFMARFADVLGPLGAHTHTFHIQPEDNFFKGLEWFVGQTGLPVTLENGGSDIESFRLSDDDICLDVGHMVMFEQDISAFIECYAERIKMFHLHGVCDGKDHQSIRHLPEDIRKLVFAFADKHSLTVSLEVFNEADLKDSLLFLDYRS
- the cobI gene encoding precorrin-2 C(20)-methyltransferase → MKIFGIGLGPGDPELLTVKAVRILEDADIVIVPQSDKTGRSIAGDIVKHYISAEKIHWYLFPMTGVKADLDIRYDALADTMADMAKDDKKVCYVTIGDTPVYSTFNYLRNRLFERGFEMEMVPGVSAFSAGANSVALPLCEKGENFCVIEMPATKEELAAVLQSFTSVVLMKVHKKLNVLIDFVKENDLSAAYLFHRVTLEDERTYNLLKEEITDDQAGYLSTAIIKK
- a CDS encoding cobyric acid synthase, with amino-acid sequence MKTPSIMFQGTGSGVGKSIVTAGFCRLLSDMGLRVAPFKSQNMALNSGVVNGNLEMGRAQILQAEAARVTPDVRINPILLKPQGNSSSQLVRMGHVAGVYSAREYYTLSLENFEIVKEAYSSLAGEYDVIVIEGAGSPAEINLQATDIVNMKMAQYACSDVYIIGDIDRGGVFAWMKGTYDLVPEKSRELIKGFIINKFRGDVTLLQPGIEMFAEYVPVPVLGVLPFMYNTLEEEDSQDITSDRIDVEKPTVGVIRLPRISNFSDFAPLKANESINLIYIEKPEQIKSCDALIIPGSKSTISDMLYMREKGFEKEIKSFKGGIVGICGGFQMLGANIHDPKGIEGDITVAEGLGLLAMDTVITSEKRLEQVVYAGAGLLRGCSLKGYEMHMGRTEINGGYEQLSEAENAIIRSGNVAGTYLHGIFEDGKVTEKIFAIGGINIKADDYINEKERQLNALAGMIKENCDVDSIMKGAGL
- a CDS encoding precorrin-2 dehydrogenase/sirohydrochlorin ferrochelatase family protein, whose translation is MITRYPILMKMQGKQLLFVGGGAVAERKINSLLACDPAITVLSPEITEKLQSLAQLGVIKWTTELPTETFDYVFIATNEREINKEVYEFYKGKALINIADDPEACDFHLPATIIHGDVVISISTDGTDPSKSKRIREKLEEWISQGGLEQ
- a CDS encoding cobyrinate a,c-diamide synthase; this encodes MKGFMIAADRSGSGKTTVTTGILRELARTGQNVAPFKCGPDYIDTLHHSRAAGRPAHNLDTVMLSEDQVREVFRVGAFGADICVAEGVMGFFDGIRPDGFYGSSHHVASVIGMPVVLVMNCASTSYSVAATLRGFQVMSDVPVAGVILNNVASGNHEKLLKEAIRMHTDIPVLGCVPRQGELIGSRHLGIKTAFEVDNRYMDRCADLVCEYIDMNRLKELTVDVVPIEKDVQAQDKVCYVAYDKAFNFYYEANFYELQKRGYSIKKFSPLADERVDGADMVYLGGGYPELYAEELAKCTGFLRSVSDFSESGKPVLAECGGMMALTKGIHTESGFCEMAGIFDAECRMMDKRQALGYVCAFNNDYEGLVGHEFHYSKLENVNENYFFNLEKLTNKKLTQDGFLKGKTYGGYAHFHFMSDPTILDIIMERQHG